In Actinomycetota bacterium, a single window of DNA contains:
- a CDS encoding biosynthetic peptidoglycan transglycosylase, translating to MATHPDGGRAARPPLWRWGRRILVAVLVLAILAVGSVGILWTLTPSVADAPQRVSAVLAAHHAPALAALPSPNPVGEAIIATENSRFSSDFGLDPISVLRTAVTTLTGSQDQGAATLEIQMGKNLYTPHRRGLTSKVEQVELAFKLDASFTKDQILLMYLNAAYFGHGFYGLAAAAEGYFATAPTELSWAQASLLAGLVQAPSVYDPFRNLGLAQSRQHHVLDRLVSTGVLTKSEAQAAATAPLNLR from the coding sequence ATGGCAACCCATCCGGACGGCGGCCGCGCGGCCCGGCCCCCCCTGTGGCGCTGGGGCCGCAGGATCCTCGTCGCCGTGCTGGTGCTGGCCATCCTCGCCGTGGGGTCGGTGGGCATCCTCTGGACACTGACACCCTCCGTAGCGGACGCCCCCCAACGCGTGTCGGCGGTGCTGGCCGCACACCACGCCCCGGCGCTCGCGGCGCTGCCGTCGCCCAACCCGGTGGGCGAGGCGATCATCGCCACCGAGAACAGCCGCTTCTCCTCCGATTTCGGGCTCGACCCCATCAGCGTGCTGCGCACCGCGGTGACGACCCTCACCGGCAGCCAGGACCAGGGGGCGGCCACCCTGGAGATCCAGATGGGCAAGAACCTCTACACGCCGCACCGGCGGGGCCTCACGTCGAAGGTCGAGCAGGTGGAGCTGGCCTTCAAGCTGGACGCCTCCTTCACCAAGGATCAGATCCTGCTCATGTACCTGAACGCCGCCTACTTCGGCCATGGGTTCTACGGCCTGGCGGCCGCGGCCGAGGGCTACTTCGCCACGGCGCCGACCGAGCTCAGCTGGGCGCAGGCAAGCCTGCTGGCCGGCCTGGTGCAGGCTCCGTCGGTGTACGACCCGTTCCGGAACCTGGGTTTGGCGCAGAGCCGCCAGCACCACGTGCTGGACCGCCTGGTGTCCACCGGCGTGCTCACAAAGTCCGAAGCGCAGGCCGCCGCGACCGCGCCCCTCAACCTGCGGTAG